The region CCAACACGCGGTGGGCCACCTTGCTCCCCAGGGTCGCGAGTTCGTCGCGCCGACGCTTCCGCCACTGCGCGATGTCGAGCATCAACCGGCTGCGCTCACCGGTCTTCTGATGCACCGCCAGCCGGGTCAGCTCCTGCAGGGCGTCGAGCACCTCTCCCTTGCGCCCGACGAGCTTCGTCAGATCGCCACCGCCATCGATGCTGACGACCGCGCGGTCGCCCTCGACGTCCAGGTCGATGTCCCCGTCGAAGTCGAGCAGGTCCAACAACTCCTCGAGATAGTCGCCGGCGATCTCGCCTTCGGCGACCAGTTTCTCCTCGAGATCGTCGCCTCCCGACACGGCGCCGTCGCCGGCACCCTCCGGACGCGCATCCTCGCCGAGCTCCTCGGTGGTGGCGGCAGCTTGCGTGCTTTCGGTTTCCGTCATCGACTCACCTCTCCTCGTTCGCGGTCGCCCGCGCGTCAACGTTTCCGCTTCTTGGGCCGGGCCCCGGGTTTGGGTGTGCGGCTCACCGCCCCGTTGCCCGCGGCAGATCCGGCAGATCCGGCAGATCCGGAGCCGTCCGAGCCCTCGGTTCCCGGCGCCTCGACGACGCCCTCGGTCTCCTCCGCGATCCCCTTCGCGGTGCCCGCCACATCGGACTCGGAGCCCGTCTTCTTCTTGCGGGCCGCCGGCTTGGCACCCGGCGCGGGCGCGTTGGACGCGCGGCGCTCGAGCGCCTCCTGCTTCTTTGCTTCTTCTTCCTTCTCGATCTTGCCGAACACGTAGTGCTGCTGACCGTAAGTCCAGATGTTGTTCGACACCCAATAGAGGATGATCGCCAGCGGCAGGAAGGGACCGCCGACGACGACGCCGAGCGGGAAGACGTACAGCGCCAGCTTGTTCATCATCGCGGTCTGCGGATTCGCCGCAGCCTCGACGCTCTGCCGGGCCACCGACGCCCGGCTGTTGAAGTGGGTGGCGATGCC is a window of Mycolicibacterium chubuense NBB4 DNA encoding:
- a CDS encoding protein jag — protein: MTETESTQAAATTEELGEDARPEGAGDGAVSGGDDLEEKLVAEGEIAGDYLEELLDLLDFDGDIDLDVEGDRAVVSIDGGGDLTKLVGRKGEVLDALQELTRLAVHQKTGERSRLMLDIAQWRKRRRDELATLGSKVAHRVLETGEREELAPMTPFERKIVHDAVAGVQGVHSESEGVEPSRRVVVLVD